A region from the Benincasa hispida cultivar B227 chromosome 10, ASM972705v1, whole genome shotgun sequence genome encodes:
- the LOC120088883 gene encoding transcription factor MYB93-like, producing MMSGSSMLEENGVKKGPWTPEEDRKLVDYIEKHGHGSWRALPKLAGLNRCGKSCRLRWTNYLRPDIKRGNFSDQEEQIIINLHASLGNKWSIIASHLPGRTDNEIKNFWNTHLKKKLLQMGIDPVTHIPITDHHLNTLSNLHHLLSLPTSPWDNPLRLHNEATQLAKAHLLQNLLQLLSSSHSSLSISNNLFNTQQISDLTYNDLSIGSSFQNIPINIEPPQEPLPCENYTAATDGVLGFENNSDRVKTFYDTNQNLNSLPNLIPASPECSKIPTTVENNWENLIDEEAFDSSWKHIIK from the exons ATGATGTCGGGTTCGTCGATGCTCGAGGAGAACGGCGTAAAGAAGGGGCCGTGGACGCCGGAGGAAGATCGGAAACTAGTGGATTATATTGAGAAACATGGGCATGGGAGCTGGAGAGCTCTTCCAAAACTTGCTGGTTTGAATAGGTGCGGCAAGAGTTGTAGATTAAGGTGGACCAACTATCTTAGACCTGATATCAAAAGAGGAAACTTTTCTGATCAAGAGGAGCAAATTATCATCAACTTACATGCTTCTCTTGGAAACAA ATGGTCAATAATAGCGAGTCATCTACCGGGGCGAACGGATAATGAAATTAAGAACTTTTGGAACACTCACTTAAAGAAGAAGCTTCTTCAAATGGGGATTGATCCAGTCACCCACATCCCTATAACTGATCATCATCTCAACACTCTCTCAAATCTTCAtcacttgctttctcttcccACATCTCCATGGGACAATCCATTAAGGCTACACAATGAAGCAACTCAACTAGCAAAAGCTCACCTCCTCCAAAATCTTCTACAACTTCTATCCTCCTCTCATTCTTCTCTATCCATTTCCAATAACCTCTTCAACACACAACAAATCTCAGACCTAACTTATAATGATCTCTCCATTGGATCTTCTTTTCAAAACATCCCAATTAACATAGAGCCTCCACAGGAACCACTACCATGTGAGAATTACACAGCGGCCACGGACGGCGTGTTAGGATTCGAAAACAATAGCGATCGAGTGAAGACTTTTTACGacacaaatcaaaatttaaactcaCTTCCCAACTTGATTCCAGCTTCTCCTGAATGCTCGAAAATTCCAACCACGGTTGAAAATAATTGGGAAAATCTTATAGACGAGGAAGCTTTCGATTCATCCTGGAAACATATTATAAAGTAA